The Alternaria dauci strain A2016 chromosome 1, whole genome shotgun sequence genome window below encodes:
- a CDS encoding 40S ribosomal protein uS17: MATELTVQSERAFQKQPHIFLNHKVGGPRKNTRNRRWYKDVGLGFRTPKTAIEGTYIDKKCPFTGMVSIRGRILTGTVMSTKMHRTLIIRREYLHFIPKYSRYEKRHKNLAAHVSPAFRVEPGDQVVVGQCRPLSKTVRFNVLRVLPRKGKAAKQFNKF, from the exons ATGGCGACCGAACTCAC TGTCCAGTCGGAGCGCGCTTTCCAGAAGCAG CCTCACATCTTCCTCAACCACAAGGTCGGCGGACCCCGCAAGAACACCCGCAACAGGAGATGGTACAAGGACGTTGGTCTGGGTTTCCGTACCCCCAAGACCGCCATTGAGGGCACCTACATCGACAAGAAGTGCCCTTTCACCGGCATGGTCTCCATCCGTGGCCGTATCCTGACCGGAACTGTCATGTCCACCAAGATGCACC GCACCTTGATCATCCGCCGTGAATACCTTCATTTCATCCCCAAGTACTCCCGTTACGAGAAGCGCCACAAGAACCTCGCCGCACACGTCTCTCCCGCTTTCCGTGTTGAGCCCGGTGACCAGGTCGTCGTCGGCCAGTGCAGGCCCCTCTCCAAGACCGTCCGTTTCAACGTTCTCCGTGTCCTCCCCCGAAAGGGAAAGGCTGCTAAGCAGTTCAACAAGTTCTAA